A region of Streptomyces sp. WMMC500 DNA encodes the following proteins:
- a CDS encoding aryldialkylphosphatase, which yields MSVRTVLGDLPADRLGRTDYHEHLFQVSPLLPGDELDDEARSGQEAAYLRAAGFTAMVEATPVGLGRDPAAVARIARAAGLHVVHTTGAHREPHYAPGHPLLAMRESGLAALFTAELTDGMYADEELTVRARPAVRAGIVKAGVGYWSVTPFEHRVLAAAGAAHRATGAPVMVHLEYGSAAFEVLAELAGHGVPAHRVVLAHADRNPDPGLHAELCAAGAYLGYDGMARHRNHPDSTVLGCLLATAERAGPDRLLLGGDVARRGRYRAYGGMPGLDYLPRRFLPRVAAEGGEELLHAVTVTNPARLLDWAG from the coding sequence GTGAGCGTGCGCACGGTCCTCGGCGACCTGCCCGCCGACCGGCTCGGCCGGACCGACTACCACGAGCACCTCTTCCAGGTCTCGCCGCTGCTGCCCGGCGACGAGCTGGACGACGAGGCGCGCAGCGGGCAGGAGGCGGCGTACCTGAGGGCGGCCGGCTTCACGGCGATGGTCGAGGCGACACCGGTGGGCCTGGGCCGCGACCCGGCGGCCGTCGCCCGCATCGCGCGGGCCGCGGGGCTGCACGTCGTGCACACCACCGGCGCCCACCGCGAGCCGCACTACGCGCCGGGCCACCCGCTGCTCGCGATGCGCGAATCCGGGCTGGCCGCGCTGTTCACCGCCGAGCTGACCGACGGCATGTACGCGGACGAGGAGTTGACGGTACGGGCCCGGCCCGCCGTGCGCGCCGGGATCGTCAAGGCGGGCGTCGGGTACTGGTCGGTGACCCCGTTCGAGCACCGGGTGCTCGCGGCGGCCGGCGCCGCGCACCGGGCCACCGGGGCGCCGGTGATGGTGCACCTGGAGTACGGCAGCGCGGCGTTCGAGGTGCTGGCCGAGCTGGCCGGGCACGGGGTGCCGGCGCACCGGGTCGTCCTCGCGCACGCCGACCGCAACCCCGACCCCGGGCTGCACGCGGAGCTGTGCGCGGCCGGCGCGTACCTCGGCTACGACGGCATGGCCCGGCACCGCAACCACCCCGACTCGACAGTCCTCGGCTGCCTGCTGGCCACCGCCGAGCGCGCCGGCCCCGACCGGCTGCTGCTCGGCGGCGACGTCGCCCGCCGCGGCCGCTACCGCGCGTACGGGGGCATGCCGGGCCTGGACTACCTGCCGCGCCGCTTCCTCCCGCGGGTCGCGGCCGAGGGCGGCGAGGAACTCCTGCACGCGGTCACCGTCACCAACCCCGCCCGGCTGCTGGACTGGGCGGGTTGA
- a CDS encoding response regulator transcription factor has product MRVLLAEDAADLVEILAEGLRAQGMALDVAPDGARALELLAVHAYDVLLLDRDLPAVHGDDVCRAITGRAGPRPRVLMLTAAGTVGDRVAGLDLGADDYLAKPFDFAELAARIHALARRARPAPPPVLVRGDLTLDTASRTAVRGGRELGLTGKEFDVLRVLLGAHGAVLSGTELLRRVWDAHADPYTNTVRVTLSRLRRKLGEPELIETVPGAGYRVG; this is encoded by the coding sequence GTGCGGGTACTGCTGGCCGAGGACGCGGCGGATCTGGTGGAGATCCTGGCCGAGGGGCTGCGGGCCCAGGGCATGGCGCTGGACGTGGCGCCGGACGGAGCCCGTGCCCTCGAACTGCTCGCCGTGCACGCCTACGACGTGCTGCTGCTGGACCGAGACCTGCCCGCGGTGCACGGCGACGACGTGTGCCGCGCGATCACCGGCCGCGCCGGGCCGAGGCCGCGGGTACTGATGCTGACGGCCGCGGGCACGGTCGGTGACCGGGTGGCCGGGCTGGACCTCGGCGCCGACGACTACCTCGCCAAACCGTTCGACTTCGCCGAACTCGCGGCGCGCATCCACGCGCTGGCCAGACGGGCGCGCCCCGCGCCGCCGCCGGTGCTGGTGCGCGGCGACCTGACGCTCGACACGGCGAGCCGCACCGCCGTCCGCGGCGGCCGGGAACTGGGGCTGACGGGCAAGGAGTTCGACGTGCTGCGGGTGTTGCTCGGTGCGCACGGCGCCGTGTTGAGCGGCACGGAGCTGCTGCGCAGGGTCTGGGACGCCCACGCCGACCCGTACACCAACACCGTCCGGGTGACGCTGTCCCGGCTGCGCCGCAAACTCGGCGAGCCCGAGCTGATCGAGACGGTGCCCGGCGCCGGCTACCGGGTCGGCTGA
- a CDS encoding shikimate dehydrogenase, which produces MSAPTGAAADTAAMAFVGVSTGESSIMRIFPEWSRLLGLPTARLVGFDLPPDAEPARYRAVAERIRRDPLLLGALITTHKIGVYRAAADLFDELDDFARLCGEVSSAAKRDGRFIGHAKDPLTAGLAIEEFLAPAHFAATGGELLCLGAGGAGTAISYYLARRPDAPARIVCTDRSADRLAGLADVLRRGGADPARLRTVVTEGPADDLLAAAPPGTLVVNATGLGKDRPGSPLSPAARYPRGAVAWELNYRGALPFLHAARAQAAERGLDVVDGWRYFIHGWSQVIAEVFGLTLDAATVDRLSAAAEAVR; this is translated from the coding sequence TTGAGCGCACCGACCGGCGCCGCCGCGGACACGGCGGCCATGGCCTTCGTCGGCGTCAGCACCGGCGAGTCGTCCATCATGCGGATCTTCCCCGAGTGGTCCCGCCTCCTCGGCCTGCCCACCGCCCGGCTGGTCGGCTTCGACCTGCCCCCGGACGCGGAACCCGCCCGCTACCGGGCGGTGGCCGAGCGGATCCGGCGCGACCCGCTGCTGCTGGGCGCGCTGATCACCACGCACAAGATAGGCGTGTACCGGGCCGCCGCCGACCTCTTCGACGAACTCGACGACTTCGCCCGGCTGTGCGGCGAGGTGTCCTCCGCCGCCAAGCGGGACGGCCGCTTCATCGGGCACGCCAAGGACCCGCTGACCGCCGGCCTGGCCATCGAGGAGTTCCTCGCGCCCGCCCACTTCGCCGCCACCGGCGGCGAACTGCTCTGCCTCGGCGCCGGCGGCGCCGGCACCGCGATCAGCTACTACCTCGCCCGCCGCCCCGACGCCCCCGCCCGGATCGTGTGCACCGACCGCTCCGCCGACCGGCTCGCCGGGCTGGCCGACGTGCTCCGGCGCGGCGGCGCCGACCCCGCCCGGCTGCGTACCGTCGTCACCGAGGGACCCGCCGACGACCTGCTCGCGGCGGCGCCGCCCGGCACCCTCGTCGTCAACGCCACCGGCCTCGGCAAGGACCGGCCCGGCTCGCCGCTGTCGCCCGCGGCGCGCTACCCCCGCGGGGCGGTGGCGTGGGAACTCAACTACCGCGGCGCGCTGCCCTTCCTGCACGCGGCCCGCGCCCAGGCCGCCGAGCGCGGCCTCGACGTCGTCGACGGCTGGCGGTACTTCATCCACGGCTGGTCCCAGGTGATAGCGGAGGTGTTCGGCCTGACCCTGGACGCCGCGACCGTGGACCGGCTCTCCGCCGCCGCCGAGGCCGTCCGGTGA
- a CDS encoding HAMP domain-containing sensor histidine kinase: MGRGAPLRGSLRLRLTALYGGLFLVAGVALLAITYALVAGRLNRRGSGPPDLGPLPEPWEGGRGPFGTGGDGDPAPGERLSDGLDLLRELTGEAAARQREEALDQLLVQSAIALGITAVLAIGLGWVVAGRALRPVRAITATARRLSTHNLDERIGLHGGGGELKELADTFDAMLSRLAAAFEAQRRFAANASHELRTPLTVQRAAIDVALAHPTTESLTAMAMRVRASTERHERLIAGLLMLARSQAGVAAREEVDLATLAAAALTTATSTTGSQAEGGHKAAGPTAERRLGAARLSGDPVLLERLAVNLVDNAVRYNVPGGRLTVETHGDGRSAVLRVANTGPAVPQQDVAALFEPFRRLVPDRTGPPTGFGLGLSIVAAVCAAHDGTCVARAREEGGLDVTVTLPAAPAHARLTPARPAVPPPDSPAGSPAASP; this comes from the coding sequence GTGGGGCGCGGGGCACCGCTGCGAGGCTCGCTGCGGCTGCGGCTGACCGCGCTTTACGGCGGGCTGTTCCTGGTCGCGGGCGTGGCGCTGCTCGCGATCACGTACGCGCTGGTGGCGGGCCGGCTGAACCGCCGGGGCAGCGGCCCGCCGGACCTGGGACCGCTTCCGGAGCCGTGGGAGGGCGGGCGGGGCCCGTTCGGAACCGGCGGCGACGGCGATCCCGCCCCCGGGGAACGGCTGAGCGACGGGCTCGACCTGTTGCGGGAGCTGACCGGCGAGGCGGCGGCGCGGCAGCGTGAGGAGGCGCTGGACCAACTGCTCGTGCAGTCCGCCATCGCGCTCGGCATCACCGCCGTGCTGGCGATCGGCCTCGGCTGGGTGGTGGCGGGGCGGGCGCTGCGGCCCGTACGGGCGATCACCGCCACCGCGCGCCGGCTGTCCACGCACAATCTCGACGAGCGGATCGGACTGCACGGCGGGGGAGGGGAGCTGAAGGAACTGGCGGACACCTTCGACGCGATGCTGTCCCGGCTCGCCGCCGCGTTCGAGGCGCAGCGGCGGTTCGCCGCCAACGCCTCGCACGAGCTGCGCACGCCGCTGACGGTGCAGCGGGCGGCGATCGACGTGGCGCTGGCCCACCCCACGACGGAGTCGCTGACGGCGATGGCCATGCGGGTGCGGGCGTCGACCGAGCGGCACGAGCGGCTGATCGCCGGGCTGCTGATGCTGGCCCGCAGCCAGGCGGGCGTGGCCGCCCGGGAGGAGGTGGACCTCGCCACACTGGCCGCGGCGGCGCTGACGACGGCGACGTCCACCACGGGATCCCAGGCGGAGGGCGGCCACAAGGCCGCCGGGCCGACCGCCGAGCGGCGGCTCGGCGCCGCGCGGCTGTCCGGGGATCCGGTGCTGCTGGAGCGGCTCGCGGTCAACCTGGTCGACAACGCCGTGCGGTACAACGTGCCCGGCGGCCGGCTCACCGTCGAGACCCACGGCGACGGCCGCTCGGCGGTGCTGCGCGTCGCCAACACCGGCCCGGCCGTGCCGCAGCAGGACGTCGCCGCGCTCTTCGAGCCGTTCCGCCGGCTGGTCCCCGACCGTACGGGCCCACCGACCGGCTTCGGACTCGGGCTGTCCATCGTGGCCGCCGTCTGCGCCGCCCACGACGGCACGTGCGTGGCGCGGGCGCGGGAGGAGGGCGGCCTCGACGTCACGGTCACCCTGCCTGCCGCACCCGCGCACGCCCGCCTCACGCCGGCGAGGCCGGCCGTCCCTCCCCCAGACTCTCCCGCAGGGAGTCCGGCAGCTTCTCCTTGA